The following is a genomic window from Lysinibacillus sp. JNUCC-52.
GGGCTTTCACATCAGACTTAAGAAACCACCTGCGCGCGCTTTACGCCCAATAATTCCGGACAACGCTTGCCACCTACGTATTACCGCGGCTGCTGGCACGTAGTTAGCCGTGGCTTTCTAATAAGGTACCGTCAAGGTACAGCCAGTTACTACTGTACTTGTTCTTCCCTTACAACAGAGTTTTACGAACCGAAATCCTTCTTCACTCACGCGGCGTTGCTCCATCAGGCTTTCACCCATTGTGGAAGATTCCCTACTGCTGCCTCCCGTAGGAGTCTGGGCCGTGTCTCAGTCCCAGTGTGGCCGATCACCCTCTCAGGTCGGCTACGCATCGTTGCCTTGGTGAGCCGTTACCTCACCAACTAGCTAATGCGCCGCGGGCCCATCCTATAGCGACAGCCGAAACCGTCTTTCAGAATTGTCTCATGAGAGACAAAAGATTATTCGGTATTAGCCCCGGTTTCCCGGAGTTATCCCAAACTATAGGGTAGGTTGCCCACGTGTTACTCACCCGTCCGCCGCTAACGTCAAAGGAGCAAGCTCCTTATCCGTCCGCTCGACTTGCATGTATTAGGCACGCCGCCAGCGTTCGTCCTGAGCCAGGATCAAACTCTCCATAAAAGAAATTTGATTAGCTCAAATTGTTTTGCTGGCATCAATTTTGATGTCCAAAATTTTGTTTTGTTCACTAACGAAGTTAGCTACTAAAAACTATATTGATTACGTTTTGCTTGTTCAGTTTTCAAGGTTCATCGTGTCGCTTCTTGTTTCAGCAACTCTTATATAATACCATTTTTTCAAATCGATGTCAACAATTTATTTTAATTGTTTTTGTTTTATATAAGTTGTTTCAGTTGTTGTCTTAACGACTCTTATTACTATATCACAATAAATATAGTTTGCAAGTCTTTTATAAAAAAAATATTAAAAAAGTGATTCCTAGCACACCAGGAATTCCTAATATTGCAATTGTGAAAACTGAAAACAGGTTGATAGGCACATTATAGCCGCCATACCCAACACCTAAATGGATAATGAATAGTAATAAAAATGCAAATGCAAATCGGAACCAAAATACAGAAATCCCTTCTAATACTTTTCCTAATTTAACATGCTTTCCTACTATATAAAGAAAAAGAAGCGCTACAGGAACACAAATACTTACAATTACAATCCACGGCATCCAATTGCCTCCTTCGATAATAATTATGTAAGTTTATGATTCCCATGTCGCTTCTATAACTCTCAACTATTATTTAATTAGCACTCGTCGAATTCTAGCTTCCTTAAACAAATAGAAATGTATACTCTCAGCAGCTTTTCGTTGAGCTATAATTTCTAAATCATAATCATTTAATAATTCTTCAATCACTTTCGCTTGCTGTAAATCTTCTTTTGTTTCTTTAATGAGATTAACAAGCTTTTCATCAAATTCTCTTTTTAATTTCCCTTTATTGCGGAAGAACATCTCAATCCCTCACTATAACTCTCGACGGCCTTCCATTGCCTTCGATAATGTTACTTCATCAGCATATTCTAAATCTCCACCCACAGGTAATCCATGTGCAATACGTGTTGTTCGGATACCCGATGGTTTCACAAGACGAGAGATATACATAGCTGTCGCTTCACCTTCAATAGTAGAATTTGTTGCTAAAATAAGCTCCTGTACAGTTTCATCTTGTAGTCGTACTAAAAGGGAGGCTACATTAATATCCTCTGGACCGATACCATCCATCGGTGAAATAGCTCCTTGTAGCACATGATATTTCCCATGATAATCACGCATTTTTTCCATTGCGATAACATCTTTTGTATCTTGAACAACACAAATTACAGAAGCATCTCGTTGTTTATCAGTACAAATATGGCATGGGTCTATATCAGTAATATTGCCACAAACAGAGCAATAGCTTAAATTACGCTTCGCTTCAATTAAAGCTTTTGAAAAGGAAAGAACGTCATCCTCTTTCATCGTTAACACAAAAAACGCCAGTCGGGCCGCGGTTTTAGGCCCGATACCTGGCAATTTCATAAAACTATCGATTAGTTTAGATATTGGTTCTGGGTAATACATATTGTTACCTCCTAGAATGGAAGGTTCATGCCTTGTGTGAATTTACCCATTGTTGCATTTGTTTTTTCTTCCACTTTTTTAAGTGCTTCATTCGTTGCAACAACAATTAAATCCTGTAGCATTTCGATATCGTCTGGATCCACTACTGAAGTATCAAGATTCACTTCTACAACTTCGCGTTGACCTGT
Proteins encoded in this region:
- a CDS encoding pro-sigmaK processing inhibitor BofA family protein yields the protein MPWIVIVSICVPVALLFLYIVGKHVKLGKVLEGISVFWFRFAFAFLLLFIIHLGVGYGGYNVPINLFSVFTIAILGIPGVLGITFLIFFL
- a CDS encoding YaaL family protein, giving the protein MFFRNKGKLKREFDEKLVNLIKETKEDLQQAKVIEELLNDYDLEIIAQRKAAESIHFYLFKEARIRRVLIK
- the recR gene encoding recombination mediator RecR; amino-acid sequence: MYYPEPISKLIDSFMKLPGIGPKTAARLAFFVLTMKEDDVLSFSKALIEAKRNLSYCSVCGNITDIDPCHICTDKQRDASVICVVQDTKDVIAMEKMRDYHGKYHVLQGAISPMDGIGPEDINVASLLVRLQDETVQELILATNSTIEGEATAMYISRLVKPSGIRTTRIAHGLPVGGDLEYADEVTLSKAMEGRREL
- a CDS encoding YbaB/EbfC family nucleoid-associated protein, whose product is MRGMGNMQGMMKKMQKMQKEMMEAQEALNVEQFEGVAGGGMVKVTVTGQREVVEVNLDTSVVDPDDIEMLQDLIVVATNEALKKVEEKTNATMGKFTQGMNLPF